A part of Miscanthus floridulus cultivar M001 chromosome 6, ASM1932011v1, whole genome shotgun sequence genomic DNA contains:
- the LOC136458490 gene encoding BIIDXI-like protein At5g11420, producing the protein MRPAALSLLLVCAVARAAAVVTDGLLPNGNFEDGPPKSALVNGTVVSGANAIPRWETSGFVEYIESGHKQGDMLLVVPQGAHAVRLGNEASIRQRLAVTRGAYYAITFSAARTCAQAETLNVSVSPEWGVLPMQTIYGSNGWDSYAWAFQAKFDAVTLVIHNPGVEEDPACGPLIDGVAIRALYPPTLVRGNMLKNGGFEEGPYFLPNASWGVLVPPNIEDDHSPLPAWMIVSSKAVKYVDAAHFAVPQGARAVELVGGRESALVQEVRTVPGWNYRLAFAVGDSGDGCTGSMVAEAYAARATVKVPYESKGTGGFKRAVLDFTAIANRTRVVFQSTFYHMKADGALCGPLVDDASLVGLRKKPAPGRRLLQFL; encoded by the exons ATGCGCCCCGCCGCGCTGTCGTTGCTCCTCGTATGCGCGGTGGCGCGTGCTGCCGCGGTCGTCACCGACG GTCTTCTTCCGAACGGCAACTTCGAGGATGGCCCGCCCAAGTCGGCGCTGGTGAACGGCACGGTGGTGTCGGGCGCCAACGCCATCCCTCGCTGGGAGACCTCCGGCTTCGTGGAGTACATCGAGTCGGGGCACAAGCAGGGCGACATGCTGCTGGTGGTGCCGCAGGGCGCGCACGCGGTGCGCCTCGGCAACGAGGCCTCCATCCGGCAGCGCCTGGCCGTGACGCGAGGCGCCTACTACGCCATCACCTTCAGCGCGGCGCGGACGTGCGCGCAGGCGGAGACGCTCAACGTGTCGGTGAGCCCCGAGTGGGGGGTGCTCCCCATGCAGACTATCTACGGCAGCAACGGCTGGGACTCGTACGCCTGGGCCTTCCAGGCCAAGTTCGACGCCGTGACGCTCGTCATCCACAACCCCGGCGTGGAGGAGGACCCCGCCTGCGGCCCGCTCATCGACGGCGTCGCCATCCGGGCGCTGTACCCGCCGACGCTGGTCAGGGGCAACATGCTCAAGAACGGCGGCTTCGAGGAGGGGCCCTACTTCCTGCCCAACGCGTCGTGGGGCGTGCTCGTGCCGCCCAACATCGAGGACGACCACTCGCCGCTGCCCGCCTGGATGATCGTCTCCTCCAAGGCCGTCAAGTACGTGGACGCCGCGCACTTCGCCGTGCCCCAGGGCGCGCGCGCCGTCGAGCTGGTGGGCGGCAGGGAGAGCGCGCTGGTGCAGGAGGTGCGCACCGTGCCCGGGTGGAACTACCGCCTCGCCTTCGCCGTGGGGGACTCCGGCGACGGATGCACGGGGTCCATGGTCGCCGAGGCCTACGCGGCGCGCGCTACTGTCAAGGTGCCGTACGAGTCCAAGGGCACCGGAGGGTTCAAGCGCGCCGTGCTCGACTTCACGGCCATCGCCAACCGCACCCGCGTCGTCTTCCAGAGCACCTTCTACCACATGAAGGCCGACGGCGCGCTCTGTGGCCCGCTCGTCGACGACGCCTCGCTCGTCGGACTGCGCAAGAAGCCCGCCCCCGGCCGCCGCCTGCTGCAGTTCCTGTAA